Part of the Desulfobacterales bacterium genome, GTTCAAAGAGCGCTTCTAAAGCCTATGGAAGAAACTGATGTTGATCTTAAAGTTCCCCATGACCCTATATCAATGTTCCAAGAGATTGAACGATTCCGTAAAACTGGAGAACGGGATAAGCGCACAGTAAATACAAAAAATATATTATTCATAATGAGTGGCGCTTTTGTTGACATTCATAAAATCATAAAAGATAGACTTTCTAAGCAAAAAATTGGTTTTGGCGCTCAAATCCAAACTTATCAGGACACAACAGAGTTTCTTAAGTTTATCAAAACTGAAGATCTTGTAGAATTCGGTTTTGAATCAGAATTTGTTGGACGTCTTCCTGTAAGAACCGTATTTGAAAGACTTTCTGAAAAAGATCTTTATGATATATTAGTTAATCCTAACAATCCTATAATTTTAAGCAAAAAAATTGATTTTAGCTCTTATGGGATAAATATAAAATTTGATGACAATGCTTTAAGCCTTTTAGCAAAAAAAGCTTATAGTGAAAACACTGGAGCCAGAGGACTTGTCAGCACAATAGAATCAGCTCTTATTTTATTTGAAAAAACGCTTCCATCAACAAATGTAAAAAAATTCTTTGTAGATGCTTCAATGATTTCTTCTCCTAAAGAAGTTTTGCAAGAGCTATTAAAAGCCTATGATACTAAAGAGTATTTAAGCAGATACAACGAATTAGCCCTGAGAGAAAAAATAAGCGTAAAAAAACATATATATTCGAATAAACATCTTTATGCGGAAAGATTTAAACTTAATCTTACTCCCCAGCGTATTGATTCTGTTGTAAATTATTACTGCGACAATATAACTGACATTGAAAAAGCATTTAGAAAAATTAAATTTTACTATGACGAATCAAAGCGCATGGAAGAAGTTTTTTTAAGCCAATTTGATTTGGATATATATTTTGACGACGATACAATAGATTTTTTGATTGAGCAATTTATTAACAACTTAATGAATTTTGAAAGCATTTATAAAAAAATATCTGATAAATTTGTTCTTGGACTTAGACTTATAAGTGATAAAACAAATAAAAATAGTTTTTTAATAACAAAAGAAGCGTTCATCAATCCTGATGAATTTTTAAACCAACTAATAAAACAAGAATTAAGCGATAAAGAATTAAGAGATAAAGAAGAAAAAAATGATAGGGATATCTAAACTTTACTGCAGAACAGTCGAACCATCGGATGCTTTACGCTATAGCAGAGATTCTAAGCAATTACCATCACACTTACTTCAATTTTCAAGTGATAAAAAGCCTGTAGTTGTATGGAATATTACAAGGCGCTGCAACCTTAAATGCGTCCATTGTTATGCTCAGGCAAAAGACATTGAATATCATTCTAACGAACTTTCAACAGATGAAGGCAAAGCTTTAATTGACGATCTTTCAAGATTTAATGTTCCTGTAATACTATTTTCAGGAGGAGAGCCTCTTATACGAAAAGACATTACAGAACTCGCATCTTATGCTGTTAGTAAAGGCATAAGAGCTGTTATATCAACAAATGGAACATTAATTAGTGAAGATCTTGCTTTTAAGCTAAAAGATATAGGCCTTTCTTATGTTGGCATAAGTATAGATGGTATGAAAAAAATTAATGATAAATTTAGAGGTGTTGACGGAGCTTTTGAATCAGCAATTCAAGGCATAAAAAATTGTCAAAAAGCAGGTATAAAAGTTGGTCTTAGATTTACTGTAAATAAATTTAATGTTGACGAAATACCAAGCATATTTAACCTTTTAGAAATCCAAAATATTCCAAGGGTTTGTTTTTACCACCTTGTATATACTGGAAGAGGTTCAGAGCTTATAGACCAAGATTTAAGCCATGATGAAACAAGAAAAGCAGTTGATCTAATTATCAATAAAACAAAAGAACTCCATGATAAAGGTTTACCTAAAGAAGTTTTAACCGTTGACAACCATGCTGACGGCCCATACATCTATTTAAGACTTTTAAAAGAAGACCCAGAACATGCAAAAGAAGTTTTAGAACTTCTTAAAATGAACGAAGGAAATAATTCTGGCAGAGGAATAGGATGCATAAGCTGGGATGGTGAAGTTCATGCTGACCAATTTTGGAGGCATCACAGTTTCGGCAATATAAGAAATAAACCTTTTTCTGAAATATGGACAGACCTTTCAAATCCACTGATGGCTCAACTTAAAGATAAGAAAAAACACGTCAAAGGAAAATGCGCAACTTGCAAATGGCTGGATGTTTGTGGAGGTAATTTTAGAGCAAGAGCTGAAGCTGTAAGCGGCGATATCTGGGCTGAAGACCCTGCTTGTTATCTTTCAGATGAAGAAATTAAATAAACAATATATATTCCTAAAATAGAATATATTTAATAATGTAAGCTTGAAGGCTGGGTATTTTTAGCCTTAGCCATGTTTAGTTATTAAATCATATTCTATAAAAAGAATATATTTTAATAAAAATTAGGATAAAAAATATGCTTTTTCCAGATTTTAGAGCTCGGCGCCTTAGGCAAAATGAAAATTTTAGAAGACTCATAAGAGAAACATCATTAAGTGTTAATGATTTGATACTGCCTCTTTTTGCAGTAAATGGCAAAGGAATTAAAAATCCTATTCCTTCAATGCCTGAACAATTTCATTTATCCATAGACAACATTGTTAAAGTAGCAAAAGAAGCTAAAGATATAGGTATTCCCGGTATTCTTCTCTTTGGAATACCTGAAAAAAAAGATTCCCTTGGCACATCAGCGTATTCCAAAGATGGGATTGTGCAAAAAGCTGTGAAAGAAATAAAAGATAAGGTTCCTGATATTCTTGTGATAACGGATGTTTGCTTATGCCAATACACTGATCATGGACATTGCGGTATTGTTCAAGGTAACATAATTGATAATGATTCATCCCTTGACCTTATAGCAAGGACAGCCTTATCCCATGCCAAAGCAGGAGCTGATATGGTTGCTCCTTCTGATATGATGGATGGCAGAGTTTCAGAAATTCG contains:
- the hemB gene encoding porphobilinogen synthase, producing MLFPDFRARRLRQNENFRRLIRETSLSVNDLILPLFAVNGKGIKNPIPSMPEQFHLSIDNIVKVAKEAKDIGIPGILLFGIPEKKDSLGTSAYSKDGIVQKAVKEIKDKVPDILVITDVCLCQYTDHGHCGIVQGNIIDNDSSLDLIARTALSHAKAGADMVAPSDMMDGRVSEIRDLLDENGYSNTPIMAYSAKYCSAFYGPFRDAADSAPKFGDRRTYQMDPANAVEAIREATMDIDEGADIIMVKPALAYLDIICKLKTEIDLPVAAYNVSGEYSMIKAAAQMGWLDEKKVMMETLLSIKRAGADIILTYFALEAAKELNK
- the ahbC gene encoding 12,18-didecarboxysiroheme deacetylase, whose protein sequence is MIGISKLYCRTVEPSDALRYSRDSKQLPSHLLQFSSDKKPVVVWNITRRCNLKCVHCYAQAKDIEYHSNELSTDEGKALIDDLSRFNVPVILFSGGEPLIRKDITELASYAVSKGIRAVISTNGTLISEDLAFKLKDIGLSYVGISIDGMKKINDKFRGVDGAFESAIQGIKNCQKAGIKVGLRFTVNKFNVDEIPSIFNLLEIQNIPRVCFYHLVYTGRGSELIDQDLSHDETRKAVDLIINKTKELHDKGLPKEVLTVDNHADGPYIYLRLLKEDPEHAKEVLELLKMNEGNNSGRGIGCISWDGEVHADQFWRHHSFGNIRNKPFSEIWTDLSNPLMAQLKDKKKHVKGKCATCKWLDVCGGNFRARAEAVSGDIWAEDPACYLSDEEIK
- a CDS encoding AAA family ATPase, whose protein sequence is MKTNNIKVPSPKEIEKEIGEFLAKKFGGTVKIVPPIMMHDLDFDNKIEEPPKKVKKINFDLKPEELVAYLDQYIAKQDDAKAILSTKICTHFNRIKYSEEASDIVGQIKNNIIMIGPTGVGKTYMVKLIAKKIGVPFVKADATKFSETGYVGGDVEDLIRELVREADGDIQAAQYGIIYLDEIDKIASSRNLIGSDISRTGVQRALLKPMEETDVDLKVPHDPISMFQEIERFRKTGERDKRTVNTKNILFIMSGAFVDIHKIIKDRLSKQKIGFGAQIQTYQDTTEFLKFIKTEDLVEFGFESEFVGRLPVRTVFERLSEKDLYDILVNPNNPIILSKKIDFSSYGINIKFDDNALSLLAKKAYSENTGARGLVSTIESALILFEKTLPSTNVKKFFVDASMISSPKEVLQELLKAYDTKEYLSRYNELALREKISVKKHIYSNKHLYAERFKLNLTPQRIDSVVNYYCDNITDIEKAFRKIKFYYDESKRMEEVFLSQFDLDIYFDDDTIDFLIEQFINNLMNFESIYKKISDKFVLGLRLISDKTNKNSFLITKEAFINPDEFLNQLIKQELSDKELRDKEEKNDRDI